A region of Streptomyces sp. R44 DNA encodes the following proteins:
- the rpsO gene encoding 30S ribosomal protein S15, producing MALDAAVKKQIFAEFGTKEGDTGSPEVQVAMLSRRISDLTEHLKQHKHDHHSRRGLLILVGQRRRLLQYLAKKDIQRFRTLVDRLGIRRGAAGGAK from the coding sequence GTGGCTCTCGACGCCGCTGTCAAGAAGCAGATCTTTGCCGAGTTCGGCACCAAGGAGGGCGACACCGGCTCTCCCGAGGTCCAGGTCGCGATGCTGTCCCGCCGCATCTCGGACCTGACCGAGCACCTCAAGCAGCACAAGCACGACCACCACTCCCGTCGTGGTCTGCTGATCCTGGTCGGCCAGCGCCGCCGCCTGCTGCAGTACCTGGCCAAGAAGGACATCCAGCGCTTCCGTACGCTGGTCGACCGCCTCGGCATCCGCCGCGGTGCGGCCGGCGGCGCCAAGTAA
- the eccCa gene encoding type VII secretion protein EccCa — MSQIVVKRPPRSLPPEVPGEELVLESPPELPRGQQESALMQLLPMLGMGSSVVFFFMTPSPIMRIMGTLMLASTVAMAVAQFVRFRRGTQGQMSDVRRDYLKYLAQTRRTVRRTARRQRDAQLYLHPAPEQLWSVVAEGSRVWERRVGDHDFGQARIGLGAQQLATPLVAPDTAPVDELEPLCAGAMQQFLAVHGTLDGLPMAVSMRAFYHVTVSGEPESAQAAARALVAQLVTLHSPDDLMLAVVAARPAQERWDWTKWLPHTQVPGQVDGAGTKRLFGDDLGELENMVRSKLEGRTRFSRESPPVLDQPHVVVVLDGGMVPPDSMLAAAEGLQGVTIVEVVSGDLDEPRGGLSVVVRPGRLRLESGGGFAYEGLPDGISLPAAEALARQLSPLRMGGGDDDEPLLANLDFTDLLNLGDAASVDVARTWRPRSVAERLRVPIGVGEDGAPVMLDLKEAAQEGMGPHGLCVGATGSGKSELLRTLVLGLAVTHSSETLNFVLADFKGGATFAGMSQMPHVAAVITNLADDLTLVDRMGDAIRGELQRRQELLRSAGNYANIHDYEKARAAGAPLEPLASLVLVIDEFSELLTAKPDFIDMFIQIGRIGRSLGVHLLLASQRLEEGKLRGLDTYLSYRIGLRTFSAAESRTAIGVPDAYHLPSVPGSGYLKFGTDEMTRFKAAYVSGTYRTGGPRLEIGQMPVERRPALFTAAPVPVVYAAPDPAYLTAQRSEEDDALADTVLDVIVRRLEGQGVPAHQVWLPPLDQAPSLDQLLPGLAQTADRGLTATEYTRQGALTVPLGLIDKPFEQRREVLYRDFSGAAGHMMVVGGPQSGKSTIMRTLVSSFALTHTPAEVQFYCLDFGGGGMVSLADLPHVGGVASRLDPERVRRTVAEVMGVLNRREEFFRAHSIDSIATYRRKRAAGELPGEAWGDVFLIVDGWGSFRNDYDMLEPIVSDIAARGLGYGIHVVITAARYMEVRAALKDQMLGRLELRLGDVMDSEFDRKVAANVPTGVPGRGQVPEKLHFMGALPRIDGSSSSADLADGTAAFVQAVKASWTGAPAPAVRLLPRKLPAEQLPKGFEYPQHGIAIGIDETNLEPVFVDFESDPFFLIFGESESGKTALLRLIAKQLCERYSPEQARIVVGDYRRTMLEAVAPSHLLEYAPMASAMQMHMDAVNTVMTKRAPKPDITPQQLRDRSWWSGPQLFVLVDDFELVATNSGNPLAVLVENLPFARDVGIRFIVARSQAGASRAMYEPFMQRMRELGAQGVILSGDPQEGDILGSVRARPMPPGRGTFVSRKRGTPLVQLGWLPEQH, encoded by the coding sequence GTGAGCCAGATCGTCGTCAAACGCCCGCCGAGGTCACTTCCTCCGGAAGTGCCCGGTGAGGAACTGGTCCTGGAGTCTCCGCCGGAACTTCCGCGGGGACAGCAGGAGTCGGCGTTGATGCAGCTCCTGCCGATGCTCGGCATGGGTTCTTCGGTCGTCTTCTTCTTCATGACGCCCTCGCCGATCATGCGGATCATGGGCACGCTGATGCTGGCGTCGACGGTCGCGATGGCCGTCGCCCAGTTCGTCAGATTCCGTCGCGGTACGCAGGGGCAAATGTCCGATGTCCGCCGCGACTACCTCAAATACCTCGCGCAGACCCGGCGTACGGTGCGGCGCACGGCGCGCAGGCAGCGGGACGCGCAGCTGTATCTGCACCCCGCCCCCGAGCAGCTGTGGTCGGTGGTGGCGGAGGGTTCCCGGGTGTGGGAACGGCGGGTCGGCGACCATGACTTCGGGCAGGCGCGGATCGGCCTCGGGGCCCAGCAGCTGGCGACGCCGCTCGTGGCGCCGGACACGGCTCCGGTGGACGAGCTGGAGCCGCTGTGCGCGGGTGCGATGCAGCAGTTCCTCGCGGTGCACGGGACCTTGGACGGGCTGCCGATGGCGGTCTCGATGCGGGCGTTCTACCACGTGACGGTGTCGGGCGAGCCGGAGTCGGCGCAGGCGGCGGCGCGGGCGCTCGTGGCGCAGCTGGTGACGCTGCACTCCCCCGACGACCTGATGCTCGCCGTGGTGGCGGCGCGGCCGGCGCAGGAGCGCTGGGACTGGACGAAGTGGCTGCCGCACACCCAGGTGCCGGGGCAGGTCGACGGGGCCGGTACGAAGCGGCTGTTCGGCGACGACCTCGGTGAGCTGGAGAACATGGTCCGCTCGAAGCTGGAAGGGCGGACCCGGTTCTCCCGGGAGAGCCCGCCGGTGCTCGACCAGCCGCACGTGGTGGTCGTCCTGGACGGCGGGATGGTGCCTCCGGACTCGATGCTCGCGGCCGCGGAGGGCCTCCAGGGCGTGACGATCGTGGAGGTCGTCTCCGGTGACCTCGACGAGCCGCGCGGTGGCCTCTCGGTGGTGGTACGGCCGGGCCGGCTGCGGCTGGAGTCCGGCGGCGGTTTCGCGTACGAGGGGCTGCCGGACGGCATCTCGCTGCCGGCGGCCGAGGCGCTGGCCCGGCAGCTTTCGCCGCTGCGGATGGGCGGCGGGGACGACGACGAACCGCTGCTCGCCAACCTGGACTTCACGGATCTGCTGAACCTGGGGGACGCGGCCTCGGTGGACGTGGCGCGGACCTGGCGGCCCCGGTCGGTGGCCGAGCGGCTCCGGGTGCCGATCGGTGTCGGCGAGGACGGCGCGCCGGTCATGCTGGACCTGAAGGAGGCGGCGCAGGAGGGCATGGGCCCGCACGGTCTGTGCGTCGGCGCGACGGGTTCCGGAAAGTCGGAGCTGCTGCGCACGCTGGTGCTCGGTCTCGCGGTGACGCACTCCTCGGAGACGCTGAACTTCGTCCTCGCGGACTTCAAGGGCGGCGCGACCTTCGCGGGCATGTCGCAGATGCCGCACGTGGCGGCGGTCATCACCAACCTCGCCGACGACCTGACGCTCGTCGACCGCATGGGCGACGCGATCCGCGGCGAGCTCCAGCGGCGACAGGAGCTGCTGCGCTCGGCGGGCAACTACGCCAACATCCACGACTACGAGAAGGCGCGGGCGGCGGGTGCTCCCCTGGAGCCGCTGGCCTCGCTGGTCCTGGTGATCGACGAGTTCTCCGAACTCCTCACCGCCAAGCCCGACTTCATCGACATGTTCATCCAGATCGGCCGCATCGGCCGTTCGCTCGGTGTGCACCTGCTGCTGGCCTCGCAGCGCCTGGAGGAGGGCAAGCTGCGCGGCCTGGACACGTACCTCTCGTACCGGATCGGTCTGCGGACCTTCTCGGCGGCGGAGTCGCGCACGGCGATCGGCGTGCCGGACGCGTACCACCTGCCGTCGGTGCCGGGTTCGGGCTATCTGAAGTTCGGTACGGACGAGATGACGCGCTTCAAGGCCGCGTACGTCTCGGGGACCTACCGGACGGGCGGGCCGCGTCTGGAGATCGGGCAGATGCCGGTGGAGCGGCGGCCCGCGCTGTTCACGGCGGCGCCGGTGCCGGTGGTGTACGCGGCGCCGGACCCGGCCTATCTGACGGCGCAGCGCAGCGAGGAGGACGACGCGCTCGCGGACACCGTCCTCGACGTGATCGTGCGGCGTCTGGAGGGCCAGGGGGTGCCGGCGCACCAGGTGTGGCTGCCGCCGCTCGACCAGGCGCCCTCGCTCGACCAGCTGCTTCCGGGGCTCGCGCAGACCGCGGACCGGGGGCTCACGGCGACGGAGTACACCCGTCAGGGCGCACTCACCGTGCCGCTCGGTCTCATCGACAAGCCGTTCGAGCAGCGGCGCGAGGTGCTGTACCGGGACTTCTCGGGCGCGGCCGGTCACATGATGGTGGTCGGCGGTCCGCAGTCCGGCAAGTCGACGATCATGCGGACGCTCGTCTCCTCGTTCGCCCTCACCCACACTCCGGCCGAAGTGCAGTTCTACTGCCTGGACTTCGGCGGTGGCGGCATGGTGTCCCTGGCCGATCTGCCGCACGTCGGCGGGGTGGCGTCCCGGCTCGACCCCGAGCGGGTGCGCCGGACGGTCGCGGAGGTCATGGGCGTGCTGAACCGGCGGGAGGAGTTCTTCCGCGCGCACTCCATCGACTCGATCGCGACCTACCGGCGCAAGCGGGCGGCGGGCGAACTGCCGGGCGAGGCCTGGGGCGACGTCTTCCTGATCGTGGACGGCTGGGGCAGCTTCCGCAACGACTACGACATGCTGGAGCCGATCGTCTCCGACATCGCGGCGCGCGGTCTGGGCTACGGCATCCACGTGGTGATCACCGCCGCCCGGTACATGGAGGTGCGGGCGGCGCTCAAGGACCAGATGCTGGGCCGGCTCGAACTGCGGCTCGGCGACGTCATGGACTCCGAGTTCGACCGGAAGGTCGCGGCGAACGTGCCGACCGGTGTGCCGGGCCGCGGCCAGGTGCCGGAGAAGCTGCACTTCATGGGGGCGCTGCCGCGGATCGACGGGTCGAGCTCCTCGGCCGATCTGGCGGACGGCACGGCGGCGTTCGTCCAGGCAGTGAAGGCGAGCTGGACGGGGGCCCCGGCGCCGGCGGTGCGGCTGCTGCCGCGCAAGCTGCCGGCGGAGCAGCTGCCGAAGGGCTTCGAGTACCCGCAGCACGGCATCGCGATCGGCATCGACGAGACGAACCTGGAGCCGGTGTTCGTCGACTTCGAGTCGGATCCGTTCTTCCTGATCTTCGGCGAGAGCGAGTCCGGCAAGACGGCGCTGCTGCGGCTGATCGCCAAGCAGCTGTGCGAGCGGTACTCGCCGGAGCAGGCGCGGATCGTGGTGGGCGACTACCGGCGGACGATGCTGGAGGCCGTGGCGCCCTCGCACCTCCTGGAGTACGCGCCGATGGCCTCGGCCATGCAGATGCACATGGACGCGGTGAACACCGTGATGACGAAGCGGGCGCCGAAGCCCGACATCACGCCGCAGCAGCTGCGCGACCGCAGCTGGTGGTCGGGTCCGCAACTGTTCGTCCTGGTCGACGACTTCGAGCTGGTGGCCACCAACTCGGGGAACCCGCTCGCGGTTCTGGTGGAGAACCTGCCGTTCGCGCGGGACGTCGGCATCCGGTTCATCGTGGCGCGCAGCCAGGCGGGTGCCTCCCGCGCGATGTACGAGCCGTTCATGCAGCGGATGCGGGAGCTGGGCGCGCAGGGCGTGATCCTCTCCGGCGATCCGCAGGAGGGCGACATCCTCGGCAGCGTCCGGGCGCGGCCGATGCCTCCGGGCCGGGGCACGTTCGTGTCGCGGAAGCGCGGGACGCCGCTGGTGCAGCTGGGCTGGCTGCCCGAGCAGCACTGA
- a CDS encoding DUF397 domain-containing protein → MTDADNSTRSDVDSALAAEKERQKEELYALDISGVEWEGAPGTSPDEERVEIARLPEGAVAMRSSLDKDTVLRYTKAEWDAFVLGARDGEFDLRQA, encoded by the coding sequence ATGACCGACGCAGACAACAGCACGCGCAGCGACGTCGACAGCGCTCTGGCCGCCGAGAAGGAGCGCCAGAAGGAGGAGCTGTACGCGCTCGACATCTCCGGCGTCGAGTGGGAGGGCGCCCCGGGGACGAGCCCGGACGAGGAGCGTGTGGAGATCGCCCGGCTGCCCGAGGGCGCGGTGGCGATGCGCTCGTCCCTCGACAAGGACACGGTGCTGCGCTACACGAAGGCCGAGTGGGACGCGTTCGTCCTGGGGGCCCGTGACGGCGAGTTCGATCTGCGCCAGGCCTGA
- the eccE gene encoding type VII secretion protein EccE — protein MASARRRRPDAAAASTPPSTGPVPSVAPRLQARPGHFGSFQLQQLVLIEVAAALLLLAWVVEPMLLVPAGVVAVVLLLLAVVRRHRRSLPEWLGTFLALRARSRRASSFTVPEGTEPGFAPLVECDPALRTYAYSDRDRRPVGMVGDGTFLTAVLRVESDGTALRPDRAAKPLPVGLVRDVLSVDGIRLESAQIVQHTQPAPAPHLPAQSMAARNYGPLQAQTGSPAVRITWIALKLDPELCPEAVAARGGGMTGAQKCVVRAADQLASRLAGAGFRASVLTEQELTSALATSSCASPMAIAQAGRGQAQGRRTQETARTWRVDDRRHTTYWVGRWPQLGGRSGGAGASMPQLVALLTSLPALATTFSLTLSGGDRQEVTVTGHVRITGRSDEELVAARHELERAARGVKTGLVRLDREQVPGILATLPLGGAR, from the coding sequence ATGGCTTCCGCGAGGCGGAGGCGGCCCGATGCGGCCGCCGCCTCCACACCCCCGTCCACGGGACCCGTCCCCTCGGTCGCACCGAGGCTCCAGGCACGTCCCGGACACTTCGGTTCGTTCCAATTGCAACAGCTCGTACTGATCGAGGTGGCGGCCGCGCTGCTGCTGCTCGCCTGGGTCGTCGAGCCGATGCTGCTGGTGCCCGCGGGCGTGGTCGCCGTCGTGCTGCTGCTGCTCGCCGTGGTGCGCCGGCACCGGCGTTCGCTGCCCGAGTGGCTGGGTACCTTCCTCGCGCTGCGCGCCCGCTCGCGCCGCGCCTCCTCGTTCACGGTGCCGGAGGGCACCGAGCCGGGGTTCGCGCCGCTCGTGGAGTGCGATCCGGCGCTGCGGACCTACGCGTACAGCGACCGTGACCGCCGTCCGGTCGGGATGGTCGGCGACGGCACCTTCCTGACGGCCGTCCTGCGGGTCGAGTCGGACGGCACGGCGCTGCGTCCGGACCGCGCGGCGAAGCCGCTGCCCGTCGGGCTCGTCCGGGACGTGCTGAGCGTGGACGGCATCCGCCTGGAGTCGGCGCAGATCGTGCAGCACACGCAGCCGGCGCCCGCGCCGCACCTGCCCGCGCAGTCGATGGCCGCCCGCAACTACGGGCCGCTCCAGGCGCAGACGGGTTCCCCCGCCGTGCGGATCACCTGGATCGCGCTCAAGCTCGACCCCGAGCTCTGCCCGGAGGCGGTCGCCGCGCGCGGCGGCGGCATGACGGGCGCCCAGAAGTGCGTGGTGCGGGCGGCGGACCAGCTGGCGAGCCGGCTCGCGGGCGCCGGGTTCCGGGCGAGCGTGCTGACGGAGCAGGAGCTGACCTCCGCGCTCGCCACGTCGAGCTGCGCCAGCCCGATGGCGATAGCGCAGGCGGGCCGGGGGCAGGCGCAGGGGCGCAGGACCCAGGAGACCGCACGGACCTGGCGGGTGGACGACCGGCGGCACACGACGTACTGGGTGGGGCGCTGGCCCCAGTTGGGCGGCCGGAGCGGTGGCGCGGGCGCGTCGATGCCGCAGCTGGTGGCCCTGCTGACCTCGCTGCCCGCGCTCGCGACGACGTTCAGCCTGACGCTGAGCGGCGGAGACCGGCAGGAGGTGACGGTGACCGGACACGTGCGGATCACGGGGCGCAGCGACGAGGAACTGGTGGCCGCCCGGCACGAACTGGAGCGTGCGGCGCGCGGCGTGAAGACGGGTCTGGTGCGCCTCGACCGGGAACAGGTGCCCGGCATCCTGGCGACGCTGCCGCTGGGAGGTGCGCGCTGA
- the eccD gene encoding type VII secretion integral membrane protein EccD, whose amino-acid sequence MSTTATTGFCRVTVVAPDSRIDVALPEDIAVADVYPEILRLTGQTQAAGTPTGYHLVRRDGSVLDGARTLAAQQVLDGEVLSLRPFAQSLPPAVYDDVSDAVASAVTRDRHLWSDELLRGAGLVGGVLLLVLMGFVLWFADPVRHDMHSLPGIIAGAAGLLLTAFAGVRARVYADRATAVALGLGALPLLLIAGSGIVAADPGQGPGRLQFLLGCVTVLVASVALVALTPSGDAPFVAATFLAVVGTLATFLMILTEATATEAAAACAPVAIGLVAFLPGLSARFARLPIGYAAPRSAADDEFSAEPQQGEEAQPVDGERIALQARRGHEMLLGLVGGCAAVVVGTAAVLGFAGNVWGQFLALAAGLAMLLRARLFRYTSQVACVLVAGIAAIALLVLGLSLNPPADLVKDLLMYGDRGGLDIRTIWLTAAVAAGAALITAIGLIIPRKGLSPFWGRLLDLAEGFVLLSLVPLALAVLDVFTRVRSLTSK is encoded by the coding sequence GTGAGTACGACCGCAACGACCGGCTTCTGCCGCGTCACCGTCGTGGCGCCGGACAGCCGCATCGACGTCGCGCTCCCCGAGGACATCGCCGTCGCCGACGTCTACCCGGAGATCCTGCGCCTCACCGGCCAGACCCAGGCGGCCGGCACCCCGACCGGCTACCACCTGGTCCGCCGCGACGGATCCGTCCTCGACGGCGCCCGCACCCTCGCCGCCCAGCAGGTCCTCGACGGCGAGGTGCTCTCCCTGCGCCCCTTCGCCCAGTCCCTGCCGCCGGCCGTCTACGACGACGTGTCCGACGCCGTCGCCTCCGCCGTCACCCGGGACCGGCACCTGTGGAGCGACGAGCTGCTGCGCGGCGCCGGACTCGTCGGCGGCGTGCTGCTCCTCGTCCTCATGGGCTTCGTCCTCTGGTTCGCCGACCCGGTCCGCCACGACATGCACAGCCTCCCCGGGATCATCGCGGGCGCCGCCGGTCTCCTCCTCACCGCCTTCGCCGGCGTCCGCGCCCGCGTCTACGCGGACCGGGCGACCGCCGTCGCCCTCGGCCTCGGCGCCCTGCCGCTGCTCCTCATCGCCGGCTCCGGCATCGTCGCCGCCGACCCGGGCCAGGGCCCCGGCCGCCTGCAGTTCCTGCTCGGCTGCGTCACCGTCCTCGTCGCCTCCGTGGCCCTCGTCGCGCTCACCCCCAGCGGCGACGCCCCCTTCGTGGCCGCCACCTTCCTCGCCGTCGTCGGCACCCTCGCCACCTTCCTGATGATCCTCACGGAGGCCACCGCCACCGAGGCGGCCGCCGCCTGCGCCCCCGTCGCCATCGGACTGGTCGCCTTCCTGCCCGGCCTCTCCGCCCGCTTCGCCCGCCTCCCGATCGGCTACGCCGCCCCGCGCAGCGCCGCCGACGACGAGTTCTCCGCCGAGCCGCAGCAGGGCGAGGAGGCGCAGCCCGTCGACGGCGAGCGCATCGCGCTCCAGGCCCGCCGCGGCCACGAGATGCTCCTCGGCCTGGTCGGCGGCTGCGCGGCCGTCGTCGTCGGCACCGCCGCGGTCCTCGGCTTCGCCGGAAACGTCTGGGGCCAGTTCCTCGCGCTCGCCGCCGGCCTCGCGATGCTGCTGCGCGCCCGCCTCTTCCGGTACACCTCGCAGGTCGCCTGCGTCCTCGTCGCCGGCATCGCCGCCATCGCGCTGCTCGTCCTCGGCCTCTCCCTCAACCCGCCGGCCGACCTGGTCAAGGACCTCCTCATGTACGGGGACCGGGGCGGCCTCGACATCCGTACGATCTGGCTCACCGCCGCCGTCGCCGCGGGCGCCGCGCTGATCACCGCGATCGGCCTGATCATCCCGAGGAAGGGCCTCTCGCCCTTCTGGGGCCGGCTCCTCGACCTGGCCGAGGGCTTCGTCCTGCTCTCCCTCGTCCCGCTCGCCCTCGCCGTCCTCGACGTCTTCACCCGGGTCCGGTCCCTCACCAGCAAGTAG
- a CDS encoding WXG100 family type VII secretion target has translation MTTAVNYDTVTQAAADTRLTSSTLTQKLDDLMAEVNRVASNWEGEAKIAYRESQDRLTRDMAGMNQDLARIAQLLDESVAGYQDTDKGNAARFRMM, from the coding sequence ATGACCACTGCGGTCAATTACGACACCGTGACGCAGGCGGCGGCCGACACCCGCCTCACCTCCAGCACCCTCACGCAGAAGCTCGACGACCTCATGGCCGAGGTCAACCGCGTCGCCTCCAACTGGGAAGGCGAGGCGAAGATCGCCTACCGCGAGAGCCAGGACCGCCTGACCCGCGACATGGCCGGCATGAACCAGGACCTGGCCCGCATCGCCCAGCTCCTCGACGAGTCGGTCGCCGGCTACCAGGACACGGACAAGGGCAACGCGGCCCGCTTCCGCATGATGTAA
- the eccB gene encoding type VII secretion protein EccB: MASRRDELNAYTFAKKRTVAAFLQPSPSGTEEGAPKPLRAVVPGLIAAALVVAGFGAWGMFSPTAPKGWDTPGTRVIVGKQSTTRYVVLETGKGKDKKTLLHPVLNLASARLLLNPDQFQVIQVDDKKLDEGKPPRGPILGIPYAPDRLPVAEDAGKKKRWAVCEQPGGGKGASVQKATFLFAERDAKRTEGANQLKNGQVLYVKGQKDSAQFLVDHTGTKYPLKADRPGLLTALFGLGKEPQAVTDDWLATLKTGDEIDFPQIDGKVGTPTDIPDSTLDGTENRIGMVLLAQTGSGPQYYVVLPGRIQPVTPFTAWLLISSPQTRDLDMDGEATTVDAPNFVPDPTLFHGGVRWPTLKSVQVNASTGEGARDTVCSVLTDVSEKGDTKLATWAGTEYPADVTAGGTSTYVTPGTGLLYTQIQGRQKTSDGSGSLFLVTDTGLRYAVQANGDSDSAHSDIGAGEQKQTDGRPEPSDAQKRLGYEKVQPVLVPIEWSEFLSKGPRLDTNSARQPQGS; this comes from the coding sequence ATGGCATCGCGGCGGGACGAGCTCAACGCGTACACCTTTGCGAAGAAGCGCACGGTGGCGGCATTCCTCCAACCCTCGCCCTCCGGCACGGAGGAGGGGGCACCGAAGCCGCTGCGCGCGGTCGTCCCCGGTCTGATCGCCGCCGCGCTCGTCGTCGCCGGCTTCGGCGCCTGGGGCATGTTCAGCCCCACCGCCCCCAAGGGCTGGGACACCCCCGGCACCCGGGTCATCGTCGGCAAGCAGTCGACGACCCGGTACGTGGTCCTGGAGACCGGCAAGGGCAAGGACAAGAAGACCCTGCTCCACCCGGTCCTCAACCTGGCCTCCGCCCGGCTGCTGCTCAACCCCGACCAGTTCCAGGTCATCCAGGTCGACGACAAGAAGCTCGACGAGGGCAAGCCGCCGCGCGGCCCCATCCTCGGCATCCCGTACGCCCCCGACCGGCTGCCCGTCGCGGAGGACGCCGGCAAGAAGAAGCGCTGGGCCGTCTGCGAACAGCCCGGCGGCGGCAAGGGCGCCAGCGTCCAGAAGGCGACCTTCCTCTTCGCCGAGCGCGACGCCAAGCGCACCGAGGGCGCCAACCAGCTGAAGAACGGGCAGGTCCTGTACGTCAAGGGCCAGAAGGACAGCGCCCAGTTCCTCGTCGACCACACCGGCACCAAGTACCCGCTGAAGGCCGACCGGCCCGGGCTCCTCACCGCCCTCTTCGGCCTCGGCAAGGAGCCGCAGGCCGTCACCGACGACTGGCTCGCCACCCTGAAGACCGGCGACGAGATCGACTTCCCGCAGATCGACGGCAAGGTCGGCACCCCCACCGACATCCCCGACAGCACCCTCGACGGGACCGAGAACCGGATCGGCATGGTCCTCCTCGCCCAGACCGGCTCGGGCCCCCAGTACTACGTCGTGCTCCCCGGCCGGATCCAGCCCGTCACCCCCTTCACCGCCTGGCTGCTCATCAGCTCCCCGCAGACCCGGGACCTGGACATGGACGGCGAGGCCACCACGGTCGACGCCCCCAACTTCGTCCCCGACCCGACCCTCTTCCACGGCGGCGTCCGCTGGCCCACGCTGAAGTCCGTCCAGGTCAACGCCTCCACCGGCGAGGGCGCCCGCGACACCGTCTGCAGCGTCCTCACCGACGTCAGCGAGAAGGGCGACACCAAGCTCGCCACCTGGGCCGGCACCGAGTACCCCGCCGACGTCACGGCCGGCGGCACCAGCACGTACGTCACCCCCGGCACGGGCCTGCTCTACACCCAGATCCAGGGCAGGCAGAAGACGTCCGACGGCTCCGGCTCCCTCTTCCTCGTCACCGACACCGGCCTGCGGTACGCCGTCCAGGCCAACGGCGACAGCGACTCCGCCCACTCCGACATCGGCGCGGGCGAACAGAAGCAGACCGACGGCAGGCCGGAACCCAGCGACGCCCAGAAGCGTCTCGGCTACGAGAAGGTCCAGCCGGTCCTCGTCCCGATCGAATGGTCGGAGTTCCTCTCGAAGGGCCCCCGGCTGGACACCAACAGCGCGCGTCAGCCGCAGGGTTCCTAG
- the mycP gene encoding type VII secretion-associated serine protease mycosin produces MTTTHRTVALLAAGSLTALLAAPAAAAAPAAPRRDGPALDGSGECTFPMKKQIEGIPWPLQRVLLDELWQDTKGKGVRVAVIDTGVDDVNPQLRPAVDAKSGKDYLKPDKNNPSYGDDKRGKTDGTVDEVGHGTKVAGIIAARPRNGTGFVGLAPEATIIPIRQNDEKNSGKSDTMAQAIDYAVQKGARVINISQDTTQPLGPDSPMAKAVARAIASDVVVVASAGNDGTDGVRKKTYPAAFPGVLAVASSDRNNERAVFSQSGPMVGVAAPGVDIVSTIPGGGQCVDNGTSFSAPYVAGVATLLRAKYPKWSAAQIVTRIEQTAVRVINGRDDHVGWGVVDPVRALADQPGTPASSPVPDPGPPKPPAPEPARLTLSETPQERSERLATYALGIGGVLVAVVAGTATVIRDSRRRREAR; encoded by the coding sequence GTGACGACGACCCACCGCACGGTCGCCCTGCTCGCCGCGGGCAGCCTCACGGCCCTCCTCGCCGCCCCCGCCGCGGCCGCCGCACCCGCCGCGCCGCGCCGGGACGGCCCGGCCCTCGACGGCAGCGGCGAGTGCACCTTCCCGATGAAGAAGCAGATCGAGGGCATCCCCTGGCCCCTCCAGCGGGTCCTCCTCGACGAGCTCTGGCAGGACACCAAGGGCAAGGGCGTCCGGGTCGCCGTCATCGACACCGGCGTCGACGACGTCAACCCGCAGCTGCGCCCCGCCGTCGACGCCAAGTCGGGCAAGGACTACCTCAAGCCCGACAAGAACAACCCCTCCTACGGCGACGACAAGCGCGGCAAGACCGACGGCACCGTCGACGAGGTCGGCCACGGCACCAAGGTCGCGGGCATCATCGCCGCCCGCCCCCGCAACGGCACGGGCTTCGTCGGCCTCGCCCCCGAGGCCACGATCATCCCGATCCGACAGAACGACGAGAAGAACAGCGGCAAGTCCGACACGATGGCCCAGGCGATCGACTACGCCGTCCAGAAGGGCGCGCGGGTCATCAACATCTCGCAGGACACCACCCAGCCGCTGGGACCCGACTCGCCCATGGCCAAGGCCGTCGCCCGGGCCATCGCCAGTGATGTCGTCGTCGTCGCCTCCGCGGGCAACGACGGCACCGACGGCGTCCGCAAGAAGACCTACCCGGCCGCCTTCCCCGGCGTCCTCGCCGTCGCCTCCTCCGACCGCAACAACGAACGCGCCGTCTTCTCCCAGTCCGGCCCCATGGTGGGCGTCGCGGCGCCCGGCGTCGACATCGTCTCCACCATCCCCGGCGGCGGACAGTGCGTCGACAACGGCACCAGCTTCTCCGCCCCGTACGTCGCCGGCGTCGCGACCCTGCTCCGCGCCAAGTACCCGAAGTGGAGCGCGGCCCAGATCGTCACCCGCATCGAGCAGACCGCCGTCCGCGTGATCAACGGCCGTGACGACCACGTCGGTTGGGGAGTGGTCGATCCCGTGCGGGCGCTCGCCGACCAGCCCGGCACGCCCGCCTCCTCGCCCGTGCCCGACCCGGGGCCGCCCAAGCCGCCGGCTCCCGAGCCGGCCCGGCTGACGCTGTCGGAGACGCCCCAGGAGCGCTCCGAACGGCTCGCCACCTATGCGTTGGGGATCGGAGGTGTCCTGGTGGCCGTGGTCGCCGGGACCGCCACCGTGATCCGCGACAGCCGCCGCAGGAGGGAGGCCCGATGA
- a CDS encoding WXG100 family type VII secretion target: MSKDLNVTSAEQVKLAGRIQDFSDELQARITSLNGVVDRVQAGWQGAASKEYDRVQNDLNQRLRSMRAELTKLEEIMRMSADGFSQEEEDRLRSFRQMDNSSGAGASGGQSAILGI, translated from the coding sequence ATGTCGAAAGACCTGAACGTAACCAGTGCCGAACAAGTCAAGCTCGCCGGCCGGATCCAGGACTTCTCCGACGAGCTCCAGGCCCGCATCACCTCCCTCAACGGCGTGGTGGACCGCGTTCAGGCGGGCTGGCAGGGCGCTGCGAGCAAGGAGTACGACCGGGTCCAGAACGACCTGAACCAGCGTCTGCGCAGCATGCGCGCCGAGCTCACGAAGCTCGAGGAGATCATGCGCATGAGCGCCGACGGCTTCTCGCAGGAGGAGGAGGACCGTCTCCGGTCCTTCCGTCAGATGGACAACAGCTCCGGTGCCGGCGCCTCGGGTGGCCAGAGCGCCATCCTCGGCATCTGA